In Aricia agestis chromosome 14, ilAriAges1.1, whole genome shotgun sequence, one genomic interval encodes:
- the LOC121733603 gene encoding uncharacterized protein LOC121733603, with product MDSSDQSLNLSTVSSRFEEDTETRAAKNYVKDLLKSRIFLGRYIERRLINKHIGYRDIVLISAAEVELKRDLLAAQEKLRAIFPESHWIGISDSHMIGLQSGLYLSAEIDNEPLGPFWFQIKTIKFRPLETIVVLKCIRHISDGFLELEPILTGAPNKSIIASIPSNKKEVEHIKADITETIKDVLSIHNIRDFFTFIFAFVIAVFTGSTSFVNFLGNFILALIRELSLLVKNSTPMFLGVLDFFSKIVGGFYILMAMFFRPNNPPRPNKRIVEYDQPDFKYRNFD from the coding sequence ATGGATTCTTCTGATCAAAGCCTTAACCTATCTACTGTTTCCTCGAGATTTGAAGAAGACACAGAAACGAGAGCGGCTAAAAACTATGTGAAAGATCTTTTGAAGTCGCGGATATTTTTAGGTCGGTACATAGAAAGGCGGCTTATAAATAAGCACATCGGCTACCGCGACATCGTTTTGATAAGCGCAGCTGAGGTCGAATTGAAGAGAGATTTACTAGCAGCTCAAGAAAAGCTACGGGCTATATTTCCCGAGTCACACTGGATTGGCATTTCTGACTCTCATATGATTGGCCTACAGTCTGGTTTGTACCTCTCTGCTGAGATAGACAACGAGCCTCTGGGGCCATTTTGGTTTCAAATCAAAACCATCAAGTTCCGCCCCTTAGAAACCATTGTTGTTTTGAAATGTATAAGGCATATATCTGATGGATTTCTGGAACTGGAACCGATATTAACTGGTGCAccaaataaaagcataattgcCAGTATTCCGAGCAACAAAAAGGAAGTTGAACATATAAAAGCAGATATTACGGAAACTATAAAAGATGTGCTGTCAATTCACAATATTAgggatttttttacatttatttttgcatTTGTTATTGCTGTGTTTACTGGGAGTACCTCATTTGTAAACTTTTTGGGGAACTTTATTTTAGCACTTATAAGAGAATTATCTCTTTTAGTGAAAAATTCAACACCCATGTTTCTAGGAGTTTTAGATTTCTTCAGTAAAATTGTTGGTGGTTTCTATATTTTAATGGCAATGTTTTTTAGACCAAATAATCCTCCAAGACCAAATAAAAGAATAGTTGAGTATGATCAGCCAGATTTTAAGTACAGAAATTTTGACTGA